The following are encoded together in the Pedobacter steynii genome:
- a CDS encoding CHAT domain-containing protein — protein MTLAAQTVSSPPVVITRSLDSLKKNNNLSDWIYTRIDYAQAYPGESLSFLMNSAAAAWRKPKSATEIQAWVLLLSHQGYNQMYAGNILNSINCYEQAYNYWQDHQVNMDISDFVLKPWANNYTRLGDYEKAIFIQQKTLNYALKEQDEELAATTYNNLGISYRSIGDFKKAMECIELGSQKATFSSLILLNNTLADIYKEKNELKLAESIITKNMVRQKKMKQDQETAYWLLSSYTTAGDVQFALTNFPAAERYYRLGLQTNDQYYKGNRLREKAYIITQLGKIKLGLKQAKVALVYFNQTLNTLGLLDAKGQVNQNKIFGDNRLQDVFYQRSLAYSYLGEEKEALQNIYWSLLTRDKIRFELADVKTKQRFQSETKQMAEKAITIAFGLLEKTKQHHYAEIILQLIEQTKARILLDDIRRNQQQLSLQTRDSLFLQQQNLESAIAYQEKISLHSSGGSKYAKENSADLKFKLEYVNKKLRERYPALAWNEELNVQSILKRVPPGTHFILFFSGLDYIYTVEINNRQVQQVIRTSHALQVKQMISDFVETYYNNGIEAMTNKPKDFYDASFRCYQLLLGQFSFKKNEGLIIIPDEVIGRLSFESLITDQSYQRSIARWPFLLKKQGISYAFSLQTWINQSRRKHMIVSGNENKGFAGLFMTHQVNDKQLIPAVALEASSLKKLISGRFLIDNEADTKNFFDAFEQADVLHISTHSYLSGPHKEPTLSFSDDEVFLFELAARKNAPGLVVLSACRTADGMMTDGEGIISLSRGFAAIGTQGTIASLWNVNDDAAAKITADTYKNMLKEMKISSSLREAKLNWLNNPRLTSDQYLPYYWDALIFMGYDQQVNLPKAGWSVSSYLLISLTFLFILTATFLFYRSKNKKVTYPALK, from the coding sequence ATGACACTGGCCGCGCAAACAGTCAGCAGTCCACCTGTGGTTATCACAAGATCACTCGATTCCTTAAAAAAAAACAATAACCTTAGCGATTGGATATATACCAGAATTGATTATGCCCAGGCTTATCCGGGTGAGAGCCTCTCCTTTCTGATGAATAGCGCAGCCGCTGCCTGGCGCAAACCCAAATCCGCAACAGAAATACAAGCATGGGTACTGCTACTTAGTCACCAGGGCTACAATCAAATGTATGCAGGAAATATCCTCAATTCGATTAATTGCTATGAACAGGCTTATAATTATTGGCAGGATCATCAAGTCAACATGGATATTTCTGATTTTGTGTTAAAGCCTTGGGCCAATAATTACACCAGACTTGGAGATTATGAAAAGGCCATTTTTATCCAACAAAAAACATTGAATTATGCATTGAAGGAACAAGATGAGGAACTTGCAGCCACTACTTACAACAATCTTGGTATTTCGTACCGTTCTATTGGAGATTTCAAAAAAGCGATGGAGTGCATTGAACTGGGCAGCCAGAAAGCGACATTTTCTTCGCTTATCCTGCTAAATAATACACTCGCTGATATTTACAAAGAGAAAAATGAGTTGAAGCTGGCAGAAAGTATTATTACCAAGAACATGGTAAGGCAAAAAAAAATGAAACAGGACCAGGAAACAGCTTATTGGTTATTGAGCAGTTATACTACAGCAGGAGATGTGCAATTCGCCTTAACAAATTTTCCGGCAGCAGAACGTTATTATCGACTTGGGCTTCAAACTAATGATCAATATTATAAAGGGAACAGATTAAGGGAAAAAGCTTATATCATCACTCAGCTTGGGAAAATAAAGCTGGGACTAAAACAAGCTAAAGTGGCTTTAGTCTATTTTAATCAGACTTTAAATACCTTAGGCCTGCTAGACGCTAAAGGACAGGTCAATCAGAATAAAATTTTTGGTGATAACCGCTTACAGGATGTTTTTTACCAGAGGTCACTGGCATACTCCTACCTGGGAGAAGAAAAAGAGGCGCTTCAAAATATCTATTGGTCTCTTTTAACAAGAGATAAAATACGCTTTGAACTTGCAGACGTAAAAACAAAACAGCGCTTTCAATCCGAAACCAAACAAATGGCAGAAAAAGCCATTACTATTGCATTTGGATTGCTGGAGAAAACAAAACAACACCATTATGCGGAGATCATTCTCCAGCTGATAGAACAAACTAAAGCTAGGATTTTACTGGACGACATCAGACGCAATCAGCAGCAGTTGAGCCTTCAGACCAGGGATAGTCTTTTCTTACAGCAACAAAACCTGGAAAGCGCAATCGCTTATCAGGAAAAGATATCGTTACATAGCTCCGGAGGTAGTAAATATGCCAAAGAAAACAGCGCTGATCTGAAATTTAAGCTGGAATACGTTAACAAAAAGCTAAGGGAACGTTATCCTGCTTTGGCCTGGAATGAAGAACTGAATGTCCAAAGCATCCTAAAAAGAGTACCTCCCGGAACACATTTTATCCTATTCTTTTCAGGCCTCGACTACATTTATACTGTTGAAATCAACAATAGACAGGTACAACAAGTGATCAGAACCAGCCATGCTCTTCAAGTAAAACAAATGATCAGTGACTTTGTAGAAACCTATTACAACAATGGCATCGAAGCGATGACCAACAAGCCTAAAGATTTCTATGACGCTTCCTTCCGCTGTTACCAGCTCCTACTTGGTCAATTCAGTTTCAAAAAAAATGAAGGTCTCATTATTATTCCCGATGAGGTTATTGGAAGACTTTCTTTTGAAAGCTTAATTACTGATCAGTCGTATCAGAGATCCATCGCCCGCTGGCCATTCCTCCTTAAGAAACAAGGGATTTCTTATGCTTTCTCTCTCCAGACCTGGATCAACCAATCAAGAAGAAAGCACATGATAGTCTCCGGCAATGAAAATAAAGGTTTTGCAGGACTATTCATGACTCATCAGGTTAACGATAAACAACTCATTCCGGCGGTTGCATTAGAGGCTTCTTCCTTAAAAAAGCTGATTTCCGGTCGATTTTTAATAGATAATGAAGCGGATACTAAAAATTTCTTTGATGCTTTTGAGCAAGCAGATGTATTGCACATCAGCACCCATTCTTATCTTTCCGGACCGCATAAAGAACCAACCCTTTCTTTTTCTGACGACGAGGTATTCCTGTTTGAGCTGGCAGCCAGAAAAAATGCGCCAGGCCTGGTCGTTCTCAGTGCCTGCAGGACGGCCGATGGAATGATGACAGATGGAGAGGGAATCATTAGTCTAAGCAGAGGCTTTGCAGCTATTGGCACACAAGGGACCATCGCCAGTCTCTGGAATGTGAATGATGATGCTGCAGCAAAAATAACAGCGGACACGTATAAAAATATGTTGAAGGAGATGAAAATCAGCTCCTCTTTACGTGAAGCAAAATTAAACTGGTTAAATAATCCCAGGCTTACTTCAGATCAATACCTCCCCTATTATTGGGATGCCCTCATCTTTATGGGTTATGACCAGCAGGTAAATCTTCCTAAAGCAGGATGGTCAGTTTCCTCCTATTTACTCATTTCCCTGACCTTTCTATTTATATTGACCGCAACTTTCCTCTTTTACCGATCTAAAAATAAGAAAGTTACCTATCCTGCTTTAAAATGA
- a CDS encoding PKD domain-containing protein: MKKLVCLLSLLCFGNAFAQTQIIPADTIPAIINHKVESNGIKFSSVLRPLRQIAGAPEPFYTYFWEFGDGSFSFEKEPLHFFSDSLLYQVRLFATNSYDDGKRPPTRPKPLKPGSSRPVLASIQHHREPSIFKSGGSVEMRTNCMPKPGDDMMVVLGYRNKTENGIPSLGGTIAFLYNDKEFNKDNFELAEARSYHQEKKSTMDKYFAALKPEITDDRYTASLKGPSYPEVVPVFDPEGTALIKEKLNGFRKVESWKFQNLKAGQENFLFLHLKTTPEMIKDTNAVVKLTGMFIPDDALAATEFFTLELQIVASHDPNKMILKNSRMNYRFTGKNRKLTYKVKFQNTGKGPAKRVDVGVVIPPNLNMASIEILDSKPKVISCDSAYTNQSCMDTIRTADSVHFVFKNIYLPGLQQKGVNDADSTMGYIEYKIGFLEKPKKLPFRSGAAIVFDKNEPIYTNRAAGRYKTGISPGIIAGYGFPFENGNSPFSGQKNITFGLSVAPYAPHRYFLQAELYMNSFSEKEFLIQRTPGNGRFIAVPNRKEERINYIDSTAKIRVVSINIVPLQLRRNFNKYFGAGIGTLVSFNLDKQAKPIRTIVLEATAAGSSPPIKETFKKISSSFNDFQNTFFADIQLGKVYVGPAIGFRYLYTLQQNNNRLITYLTWKF; the protein is encoded by the coding sequence ATGAAAAAACTAGTCTGCTTACTCTCTCTACTCTGTTTTGGAAACGCATTTGCTCAAACACAAATTATTCCGGCAGATACCATCCCAGCCATAATAAATCATAAAGTAGAATCTAACGGAATAAAATTCAGTTCAGTTTTACGCCCCCTCAGGCAAATTGCTGGTGCCCCGGAACCATTTTACACCTATTTCTGGGAATTTGGCGATGGTAGTTTTTCATTTGAAAAAGAACCGCTTCATTTTTTTTCCGACAGTCTTCTCTATCAGGTACGTCTTTTTGCCACCAACAGCTATGATGATGGAAAGCGTCCGCCAACCAGACCAAAGCCACTTAAACCAGGATCCAGCAGGCCCGTACTCGCATCAATCCAGCACCACCGGGAGCCCTCTATTTTTAAATCCGGCGGATCTGTTGAGATGAGAACCAATTGCATGCCAAAACCTGGAGATGATATGATGGTAGTCCTTGGTTATAGAAATAAAACGGAAAACGGAATTCCAAGTTTAGGCGGAACCATTGCCTTCCTATATAACGACAAGGAATTTAATAAAGATAATTTTGAACTCGCTGAAGCCAGAAGCTATCATCAAGAGAAAAAGTCCACAATGGATAAATACTTCGCTGCTTTAAAACCTGAAATCACGGATGATCGTTATACTGCCTCTCTAAAAGGCCCCTCATATCCGGAAGTTGTTCCTGTATTCGATCCGGAAGGAACAGCACTAATCAAAGAAAAATTGAATGGTTTTAGAAAAGTGGAAAGCTGGAAATTTCAAAATCTGAAGGCAGGACAGGAAAACTTTCTTTTTCTTCATTTAAAAACTACTCCTGAAATGATTAAGGATACCAATGCTGTGGTCAAATTAACTGGCATGTTTATTCCTGATGATGCACTTGCAGCTACTGAATTTTTCACACTGGAACTGCAAATCGTTGCTTCACATGATCCGAATAAGATGATACTTAAAAACAGCAGGATGAATTATCGGTTTACAGGAAAAAACAGAAAATTAACTTATAAGGTGAAATTTCAAAATACTGGTAAAGGACCTGCAAAGAGAGTAGATGTGGGTGTAGTCATTCCTCCAAATCTGAATATGGCCTCTATTGAAATACTGGATTCAAAACCTAAAGTGATCAGCTGCGATTCAGCCTATACCAATCAGAGTTGTATGGATACAATAAGAACGGCTGATAGTGTTCATTTTGTCTTTAAAAACATATATCTCCCAGGTTTACAACAGAAAGGAGTTAATGATGCTGACTCTACCATGGGCTATATCGAATATAAAATCGGTTTTTTAGAAAAACCAAAAAAACTACCATTCAGAAGCGGTGCTGCAATTGTATTCGATAAAAACGAGCCGATCTATACCAACAGAGCAGCCGGAAGATACAAAACAGGCATCTCTCCTGGAATAATTGCTGGTTATGGTTTTCCTTTTGAAAATGGTAATAGCCCTTTTTCCGGACAAAAGAACATTACTTTTGGGTTGAGCGTGGCGCCTTATGCTCCGCACCGGTATTTTTTACAGGCAGAGTTGTACATGAATTCTTTTTCTGAAAAAGAATTTTTGATTCAAAGAACACCAGGAAATGGAAGATTCATTGCTGTTCCAAATAGAAAAGAGGAAAGGATTAACTATATCGATAGTACTGCAAAGATCAGGGTAGTCAGCATCAATATAGTCCCATTACAACTGAGGCGCAATTTTAATAAATATTTTGGTGCCGGCATAGGTACTCTGGTTTCTTTTAATCTCGATAAACAGGCAAAGCCAATCCGTACTATTGTCCTGGAAGCAACTGCTGCCGGATCAAGCCCACCGATCAAAGAAACTTTTAAAAAAATCAGCAGTAGTTTTAACGATTTTCAAAATACGTTCTTTGCTGACATCCAACTGGGGAAGGTCTATGTCGGTCCTGCAATTGGCTTCCGCTATTTATATACTTTACAACAAAATAACAACAGGTTAATTACTTATTTAACGTGGAAGTTCTGA